In Chitinophagales bacterium, a genomic segment contains:
- a CDS encoding T9SS type A sorting domain-containing protein: protein MKHFNFFLWILLPASLYGQAYQSVVIKRTGYYSGTPGIYSDSGQVYAIRIDSIENIPEGKRLFQYRQLNNINPYCLGASWIGSEIIVMNNGINIFVAENYFTGNPDTFQINTLSSPGNTFLFHRFADGSYLEAICNGIDLNQVLNTSDSVKTFSFQLKKKNGSSINSWWNQKEIKLSKSKGLVSFYNLLTVQPSSQDENIRLIGFTNPQEGYHPAIAASVFDFSIGDEFQTIDTQPFWLGTWHNIYQKKIVIDKSTSVNGDTLKYTFSISGVIQSWSNFNYQGTNSFNDTSYQKIALSNYFPIDSLPFSVQHDSTYNGSYDFQMNYGYNQIFRSSYCGLDVIKIPTYFGRIDSSSGCLNDFLCFGACWVYEFGPGLGITKLYSADYANYGYSLVYYKKANDFCGTPINFDLLTGIKNISSSPTLILYPNPAKNILFIHSDNPIKKIEIMDAAGKNCKNFYADMLAPENFSVDLKNLPRGIYYIKLFTSDQIILKNILIQR from the coding sequence ATGAAGCACTTTAATTTCTTCTTATGGATACTTTTACCCGCAAGTCTTTATGGTCAAGCTTATCAAAGTGTAGTAATAAAAAGAACAGGATATTACTCCGGAACTCCCGGAATATATTCTGACAGCGGACAAGTTTATGCAATAAGGATAGATTCCATTGAAAATATTCCGGAAGGAAAAAGATTGTTTCAGTACAGGCAGCTGAATAATATAAATCCATATTGTCTGGGTGCATCATGGATTGGTTCTGAAATTATAGTTATGAATAACGGTATAAATATTTTTGTAGCTGAAAATTATTTCACAGGAAATCCAGATACTTTTCAGATTAATACTTTATCATCTCCGGGCAATACTTTCTTATTCCATCGTTTTGCTGACGGCTCTTATCTCGAAGCAATCTGCAATGGTATTGATTTGAACCAAGTACTCAACACTTCGGACAGTGTCAAAACTTTTTCGTTTCAATTGAAAAAGAAGAATGGTTCCAGTATAAATAGTTGGTGGAATCAAAAGGAAATTAAACTTTCAAAAAGTAAAGGATTAGTTAGCTTTTACAATTTACTGACTGTTCAACCATCATCTCAAGATGAGAATATCAGGCTTATAGGTTTTACAAATCCGCAGGAAGGATATCACCCTGCAATTGCGGCATCTGTTTTTGATTTTAGTATTGGAGATGAATTTCAAACAATAGATACACAGCCTTTTTGGTTGGGCACCTGGCATAATATTTATCAGAAGAAAATTGTGATAGATAAGAGTACCTCTGTAAATGGTGATACCTTAAAATATACTTTCTCTATTTCTGGTGTTATTCAGTCCTGGAGCAATTTCAACTATCAGGGTACCAATTCATTTAATGATACATCTTACCAGAAGATAGCATTGTCCAATTATTTTCCGATTGATTCACTTCCCTTTTCTGTTCAGCATGATAGTACTTATAATGGTTCATACGACTTTCAGATGAACTACGGATATAATCAAATTTTTAGATCATCGTATTGCGGACTTGATGTGATTAAAATACCAACCTATTTTGGTAGAATTGATTCTTCTTCAGGATGCCTGAATGATTTTCTTTGTTTCGGAGCGTGTTGGGTGTATGAGTTTGGTCCGGGACTCGGAATTACTAAACTATATTCTGCTGATTATGCTAATTATGGATATAGCTTAGTGTATTACAAAAAAGCAAATGATTTCTGTGGTACACCTATTAATTTTGATCTTTTAACGGGAATAAAAAATATTTCTTCCAGTCCGACGCTTATTCTTTATCCGAATCCGGCAAAAAATATATTATTTATTCACTCAGATAATCCAATTAAGAAAATAGAAATTATGGATGCTGCCGGCAAAAATTGTAAAAATTTTTATGCAGATATGTTGGCTCCAGAAAATTTTTCAGTTGACTTAAAGAATCTTCCGCGAGGTATCTATTATATTAAACTATTTACAAGTGACCAAATCATTTTAAAAAATATTTTAATTCAACGTTAA